A single region of the Sphingomonas crocodyli genome encodes:
- a CDS encoding hydroxymethylglutaryl-CoA lyase: MDASSTIDILVSEVGPRDGLQSIDSIMPLAAKKAWVDAEARAGVREIEVGSFVPAKLLPQLADTAELVAYAKTIPGLTVAVLVPNARGAEAAIAAGADKLTLPLSVSETHSLANLRRTHDQVLNEAHVIADMIRALPVEQRPHFEGSLSTVFGCTLEGAIPDAQVARLAEGLMAAGCDEVGLSDTTGFADPIAVRHLIKLVRNVVGDKALTGIHLHNTRGLGLANALAALEGGLTTLDSSLGGIGGCPFAPGASGNIVTEDLVFMLEAMGLRTGIDIDALLAVRSIVEKALPGEQLYGFLPDAGVPLGFTQATRTKELV, from the coding sequence GTGGACGCATCATCGACAATCGACATTCTGGTCAGCGAGGTCGGCCCGCGCGACGGGTTGCAGAGCATCGATTCGATCATGCCGCTCGCGGCGAAGAAGGCGTGGGTCGATGCCGAAGCGCGCGCCGGCGTGCGTGAGATCGAGGTGGGAAGCTTCGTGCCCGCAAAGCTCCTTCCCCAGCTGGCCGACACCGCCGAACTGGTCGCTTATGCCAAGACGATCCCCGGCCTGACGGTCGCGGTGCTCGTCCCCAATGCGCGCGGGGCGGAGGCGGCGATCGCGGCGGGGGCGGACAAGCTCACTTTGCCGCTCTCGGTCTCGGAAACCCACAGCCTCGCCAATCTGCGCCGCACGCACGATCAGGTTCTGAACGAAGCGCATGTGATCGCCGACATGATCAGGGCGCTCCCCGTCGAGCAGCGGCCGCATTTCGAAGGCAGCCTTTCGACCGTCTTCGGTTGCACGCTCGAAGGCGCGATCCCCGATGCGCAGGTCGCGCGCCTTGCCGAAGGGCTGATGGCGGCGGGCTGTGACGAGGTTGGCCTGTCCGATACGACCGGCTTTGCCGATCCCATCGCTGTGCGCCACCTGATCAAGCTGGTGCGCAATGTGGTCGGCGATAAGGCGCTGACCGGCATACACCTGCACAACACGCGCGGGCTTGGCCTCGCCAATGCGCTGGCGGCGCTGGAGGGCGGGCTGACCACGCTCGATTCCTCGCTGGGCGGGATCGGCGGATGCCCCTTCGCGCCGGGCGCCAGCGGCAATATCGTGACCGAGGATCTGGTGTTCATGCTCGAGGCGATGGGCCTGCGCACCGGCATCGACATCGACGCGTTGCTCGCGGTGCGGTCAATCGTCGAAAAGGCGCTGCCCGGCGAGCAGCTCTACGGTTTTCTCCCCGACGCGGGCGTCCCGCTCGGCTTCACCCAGGCCACGCGCACCAAGGAACTGGTATGA
- a CDS encoding 3-isopropylmalate dehydratase large subunit — MTGRTAFEKIWQAHLIADLGEGTGLIAIDRVMLHERTGGVALNSLREKHRDVAMPAQVFATMDHVVDTFPGRTDRTTMPTGTQFITATREAALAAGISLFDLGDPRQGIVHVISPEMGIVLPGVTLVCPDSHTCSQGALGALAWGIGSTEAEHALATTTLRVRKPKTMRVTVSGKLGIGVTAKDLALHMLARFGSAGAKGHVVEYAGEAVAALDIEARLTLCNMATEFSAFSAFIAADEKTFAYLQGRAFAPTGAAWDAAVADWRTMTSDADAAFDVELYVDAADIAPMVSWGTSPQQAIPLDRAVPRTDELSAVEAPEAHARALDYMGLEQGAAVSGLAIDAAFIGSCTNSRLSDLRRAADILRGRTVAAGVKAICVPGSSQVKAAAEAEGIDAVFRAAGFEWREAGCSMCFFAGGESFGAQERVISSTNRNFESRQGPGTRTHLASPETVAASAIAGRITDPRMLDPLP; from the coding sequence ATGACCGGCCGGACCGCTTTCGAGAAAATCTGGCAGGCGCATCTGATCGCCGATCTGGGTGAGGGCACCGGCCTGATCGCGATCGACCGCGTCATGCTGCACGAACGCACCGGCGGCGTCGCGCTCAATAGCCTGCGCGAAAAGCACCGCGACGTCGCGATGCCCGCACAGGTTTTCGCGACGATGGACCATGTCGTCGATACCTTCCCCGGCCGCACCGATCGCACGACGATGCCCACCGGCACCCAGTTCATCACCGCGACGCGCGAGGCCGCGCTGGCGGCGGGTATCTCGCTGTTCGATCTGGGCGATCCGCGGCAGGGGATCGTCCATGTGATCTCGCCCGAAATGGGCATCGTCCTGCCGGGCGTCACGCTCGTCTGCCCCGACAGCCATACGTGCAGCCAGGGCGCGCTGGGCGCGCTCGCCTGGGGCATCGGATCGACCGAGGCCGAACATGCGCTGGCGACGACCACCTTGCGCGTCCGCAAGCCGAAGACGATGCGCGTCACGGTTTCGGGCAAGCTGGGCATCGGCGTCACCGCCAAGGATCTGGCGCTGCACATGCTGGCGCGCTTCGGATCGGCGGGGGCCAAGGGCCATGTCGTCGAATATGCGGGCGAAGCGGTGGCCGCACTCGACATCGAGGCGCGGCTGACCCTGTGCAACATGGCGACCGAATTCTCCGCCTTCTCCGCCTTCATCGCGGCCGACGAAAAGACCTTCGCCTATCTGCAGGGCCGCGCCTTCGCGCCGACCGGTGCGGCATGGGACGCCGCGGTCGCCGACTGGCGGACGATGACGAGCGATGCGGATGCGGCGTTCGATGTCGAGCTGTATGTCGATGCCGCCGATATCGCACCGATGGTCAGTTGGGGCACCAGCCCGCAACAGGCGATCCCGCTCGATCGGGCGGTGCCGCGCACGGACGAGCTTTCGGCCGTCGAGGCGCCCGAGGCGCATGCCCGCGCGCTCGATTATATGGGGCTGGAACAGGGTGCGGCAGTCAGCGGGCTGGCGATCGATGCCGCGTTCATCGGATCGTGCACCAACAGCCGCCTGTCCGATCTGCGCCGCGCCGCCGACATATTGCGCGGCCGCACGGTGGCGGCGGGCGTCAAGGCGATCTGCGTGCCCGGATCGTCGCAGGTGAAGGCGGCGGCCGAGGCCGAGGGGATCGATGCGGTGTTCCGCGCGGCCGGCTTCGAATGGCGCGAGGCAGGCTGTTCGATGTGCTTCTTCGCAGGCGGCGAAAGCTTCGGCGCACAGGAACGCGTGATCAGTTCGACCAACCGCAATTTCGAAAGCCGGCAGGGTCCGGGCACGCGCACCCACCTCGCCTCCCCCGAGACGGTCGCCGCATCGGCCATTGCCGGGCGCATCACCGATCCGCGCATGCTGGACCCGCTGCCATGA
- a CDS encoding isochorismatase family protein — MTIIGTKMVSDGKTAKQLFEDLMANPTRNKFGFGSKLAIVNVDFQNAYTRIDEFKTAYETDPRQIEYTNTISALARAKGMPVIWTHVGYMDNAADAGVWGTRTDTPDSLQNIKIPSRRHEFDDRCEIDRAVDAIYAKRMPSAFFETPLASYLVWHKVDTVVVTGGSTSGCVRATAVDALSHGYRAIVPIETCADKHESYHYANLTDLQIKYADVEPVQTVIDWLEAR; from the coding sequence ATGACGATCATCGGCACGAAGATGGTATCGGACGGCAAGACCGCCAAGCAGCTGTTCGAAGATCTGATGGCGAACCCGACCCGCAACAAGTTCGGCTTCGGGTCGAAGCTCGCGATCGTCAATGTCGACTTCCAGAACGCCTATACGCGGATCGACGAGTTCAAGACGGCGTATGAAACCGATCCGCGCCAGATCGAATATACCAACACCATCTCCGCGCTGGCCCGCGCAAAGGGGATGCCGGTGATCTGGACCCATGTCGGCTATATGGACAATGCCGCCGATGCGGGCGTGTGGGGCACGCGCACCGACACGCCGGATTCGCTGCAGAACATCAAGATCCCCAGCCGCCGGCATGAGTTCGACGATCGGTGCGAGATCGATCGCGCGGTCGACGCTATCTACGCGAAGCGCATGCCGTCGGCCTTCTTCGAAACCCCGCTCGCCTCCTATCTGGTCTGGCACAAGGTCGACACCGTCGTCGTGACGGGCGGATCGACGTCGGGCTGCGTGCGCGCGACGGCGGTCGATGCGCTCAGCCACGGCTATCGCGCGATCGTCCCGATCGAGACCTGCGCCGACAAGCATGAGAGCTATCACTACGCCAACCTTACCGACCTCCAGATCAAATATGCCGATGTCGAGCCGGTCCAGACGGTGATCGACTGGCTGGAGGCACGCTGA
- a CDS encoding cation acetate symporter, protein MIRAAIALVALLGGATAAQAGIHGTITQQPTNWTAILMFAGFVAATLWITATAARRTRTVSDFYTGGGITGFQNGLAMAGDYCSAASFLGITSQIFNDGYDGLIYAIGFLVGWPIVLFLIGEKLRNLGKFTFADVASYRFLQGPVRSFAAVSTLLVVAFYLIAQMVGAGQLIQLLFGLPYIYAITVVGGLMMVYVLFGGMRATSWVQIIKAVMLLLGATFLVLGVMAHVGFSFEALFAKAVGVKTKLALDSGLAPDEAAAKGRAIMGPGGFIKDPISALSFGFALMLGTAGLPHILMRFFTVPDAREARKSILWATVWIGYFYALTFILGFGAIVMISFNPDYVDVATATLRGGGNMAVMHLAHAIGGNLFLGFISAVAFATILAVVAGLTLSAASAISHDIYASVIRKGDADPAKELRVSRATTILLGISAIILGIVFEKQNVAFMVSLAFALAASGNFPVLVMSLLWKDCTTKGAAWGGAIGLLTAFVLTVLSPVIWVAVFGYESAIFPYSSPALFSVPAGFIAIWLISLLDKSPRAAIDKAGYAVQRVRSETGIGVHSPADH, encoded by the coding sequence ATGATCCGCGCCGCGATCGCGCTCGTCGCTCTGCTGGGCGGTGCCACCGCCGCACAGGCCGGCATCCACGGCACCATCACGCAGCAACCGACCAACTGGACCGCGATCCTGATGTTCGCGGGCTTCGTCGCGGCGACCCTGTGGATCACCGCCACGGCCGCGCGGCGCACACGCACCGTCTCGGATTTCTACACCGGCGGCGGCATCACCGGTTTCCAGAACGGGCTGGCGATGGCGGGCGATTATTGTTCGGCCGCATCCTTCCTCGGCATCACGTCGCAGATCTTCAACGACGGCTATGACGGGCTGATCTACGCGATCGGCTTCCTCGTCGGCTGGCCGATCGTGCTGTTCCTGATCGGCGAAAAGCTGCGCAACCTCGGCAAGTTCACCTTCGCCGACGTCGCCTCCTATCGCTTCCTGCAGGGGCCGGTGCGCAGCTTCGCGGCGGTCAGCACCTTGCTCGTCGTCGCCTTCTACTTGATCGCCCAGATGGTCGGCGCGGGGCAGTTGATCCAGCTGCTGTTCGGCCTGCCCTATATCTACGCGATCACCGTCGTGGGTGGCCTGATGATGGTCTATGTCCTGTTCGGCGGGATGCGCGCGACATCGTGGGTGCAGATTATCAAGGCAGTGATGCTGCTGCTCGGCGCCACCTTCCTCGTCCTCGGCGTCATGGCGCATGTCGGCTTCTCGTTCGAGGCTTTGTTCGCCAAGGCGGTCGGCGTGAAGACCAAGCTCGCGCTCGACAGCGGCCTTGCGCCCGATGAGGCGGCGGCGAAGGGCCGCGCGATCATGGGGCCGGGCGGCTTCATCAAGGATCCGATCTCGGCCCTGTCCTTCGGTTTCGCGCTGATGCTCGGCACCGCCGGCCTGCCGCACATCCTGATGCGCTTCTTCACGGTTCCGGACGCGCGTGAGGCGCGCAAGTCGATCCTGTGGGCGACCGTCTGGATCGGCTATTTCTACGCGCTCACCTTCATCCTCGGCTTCGGCGCGATCGTGATGATCTCGTTCAATCCCGATTATGTCGACGTCGCTACGGCCACGCTGCGCGGTGGCGGCAACATGGCGGTGATGCATCTGGCGCACGCGATCGGCGGTAACCTGTTCCTCGGCTTCATCTCGGCGGTCGCCTTCGCGACGATCCTCGCAGTGGTGGCCGGGCTGACTCTCTCGGCCGCCTCCGCGATCTCGCACGACATCTATGCCAGCGTGATCCGCAAGGGCGATGCCGATCCGGCGAAGGAATTGCGCGTCTCGCGCGCGACCACGATCCTGCTCGGCATATCGGCGATCATCCTGGGCATCGTCTTCGAAAAGCAGAACGTCGCCTTCATGGTCAGCCTCGCTTTCGCGCTCGCCGCCTCGGGCAATTTCCCGGTGCTGGTGATGTCGCTGCTGTGGAAAGATTGCACGACGAAGGGCGCGGCGTGGGGCGGGGCGATCGGCCTGCTCACCGCCTTCGTGCTGACGGTGCTGTCACCGGTGATCTGGGTCGCGGTGTTCGGTTATGAAAGCGCGATCTTCCCCTACAGCTCGCCGGCCTTGTTCTCGGTGCCCGCGGGCTTCATCGCGATCTGGCTAATCTCGCTGCTCGACAAATCCCCCCGCGCCGCGATCGACAAGGCGGGCTACGCCGTCCAGCGCGTCCGCTCCGAAACCGGCATCGGCGTCCACAGTCCCGCCGATCACTAA
- a CDS encoding polysaccharide deacetylase family protein — translation MSLDPSYLSYARRGYGMDHDLYPWSNLFERSPLDLGGLRVGVAIVVNVEWFPITPGDKPFRAPGHMQTAYPDYRHYTSREYGTRVGLYRFLDAFAARGVRASFAVNAAIAERYPELVADIVAGGHEIVAHSTDMNGTIATGLPEEEERALIAASLDTLEKVVGTRPRGWMSIARSQSWNTPRLLAEAGLGYMCDWVNDDLPCRFATPAGPIVNVPINHELSDRQIITVQQQSADSYVQQMQDATMLFEGEGARFGARLLALNLTPYIMGLPYRITAFEGLLDWLVAREGVGFVTTGEVAKSLA, via the coding sequence ATGAGTCTCGATCCCTCTTACCTGTCCTATGCCCGTCGCGGTTATGGGATGGATCACGATCTCTATCCCTGGTCGAACCTGTTCGAACGTTCGCCGCTCGATCTGGGGGGCTTGCGCGTCGGGGTGGCGATCGTCGTCAACGTCGAATGGTTTCCGATCACGCCGGGCGACAAGCCGTTCCGCGCGCCCGGCCATATGCAGACCGCCTATCCCGATTATCGCCACTATACGTCGCGCGAATATGGCACGCGCGTCGGCCTCTATCGCTTCCTCGATGCCTTTGCGGCGCGCGGGGTGCGGGCGAGCTTCGCGGTCAATGCCGCGATCGCCGAACGCTATCCCGAACTGGTCGCCGATATCGTCGCGGGCGGGCATGAGATTGTCGCCCATTCGACCGACATGAACGGCACGATCGCGACCGGCCTGCCCGAGGAGGAGGAGCGCGCGCTGATCGCCGCCTCGCTCGACACGCTCGAAAAGGTGGTCGGCACGCGCCCGCGCGGCTGGATGTCGATCGCACGCTCGCAGAGCTGGAACACCCCGCGCCTGCTGGCCGAGGCGGGGCTTGGCTATATGTGCGACTGGGTGAACGACGATCTGCCCTGCCGCTTCGCGACGCCCGCTGGCCCGATCGTCAACGTGCCGATCAACCACGAACTGTCCGATCGGCAGATCATCACGGTGCAGCAGCAGTCGGCCGACAGCTATGTCCAGCAGATGCAGGATGCGACGATGCTGTTCGAAGGGGAGGGTGCGCGCTTCGGCGCCCGCCTGCTCGCGCTCAACCTCACGCCCTACATCATGGGCCTGCCCTATCGGATCACGGCGTTCGAAGGGCTGCTCGACTGGCTCGTCGCGCGCGAGGGCGTTGGTTTCGTCACGACCGGTGAGGTCGCGAAAAGCCTAGCCTAG
- a CDS encoding class I SAM-dependent methyltransferase, with protein sequence MAMSVDRGVNGRLKRLPELDLESYHDFLTGFRAWLFRDLGGATRARADALAARETAGGGNLSFARARDLFGGDPMIAVSHRIWVSSQLMAHHSLLDGFRRHGDDVDAWFAAAEASDCGSIALDPNLVIPDYARHEIHIQPGGYVGEPLAGHVYHYGTNSFYLGLNDQDQVYLERAKVIARPEDGRLDRIVDLGCGIGQYPIALKEAFPDAEVWGIEVGAPLVRYTHARAVQLGVPIHVAQRLAERTGFDDASFDVVTAHILFHEVNDQAAHDIVREAWRILRPGGVFDITEFDMDRSFTPYEEYAAWADHFYNGEPWEGDFYNRPFLDWIRQAGFELTIADAPMTRGGLKKYIARKPMQDRLDGRTSKGHCGASRKLRLSRKRRARQSGRHDDRIVRAGLDAQAPHACGRKPAGGEGPRLGGGDRGVRAVGGG encoded by the coding sequence ATGGCGATGTCAGTGGATCGTGGCGTGAACGGCCGGCTCAAGCGCCTCCCCGAACTCGATCTCGAAAGCTATCACGACTTCCTGACCGGCTTTCGCGCGTGGTTGTTCCGCGATCTGGGCGGCGCCACCCGCGCGCGGGCCGATGCGCTGGCCGCGCGGGAGACGGCGGGGGGCGGCAATCTGTCCTTCGCGCGGGCGCGCGATCTGTTCGGCGGCGATCCGATGATCGCGGTCTCGCACCGCATCTGGGTGTCGTCGCAGCTGATGGCGCATCACAGCCTGCTCGACGGGTTTCGTCGGCATGGCGACGATGTCGATGCGTGGTTCGCGGCGGCGGAGGCTTCGGATTGCGGATCGATCGCGCTCGATCCTAATCTCGTCATTCCCGATTATGCTCGGCACGAAATCCATATTCAGCCGGGGGGCTATGTCGGCGAACCGCTGGCGGGCCATGTCTATCACTATGGCACGAACAGCTTCTATCTGGGGCTGAACGATCAGGACCAGGTCTATCTGGAACGCGCCAAAGTGATCGCGCGGCCCGAAGACGGGCGGCTCGATCGGATCGTCGATCTGGGCTGCGGCATCGGCCAATATCCGATCGCGCTCAAGGAAGCCTTTCCCGATGCCGAGGTCTGGGGGATCGAGGTCGGCGCACCGCTTGTGCGCTATACGCATGCCCGCGCGGTGCAGCTGGGCGTGCCGATCCACGTTGCACAGCGCCTGGCCGAACGCACCGGCTTCGACGACGCATCGTTCGACGTCGTCACCGCGCACATCCTGTTCCACGAGGTCAATGATCAGGCGGCGCACGATATCGTGCGCGAGGCGTGGCGCATCCTGCGGCCTGGCGGCGTCTTCGACATCACCGAGTTCGATATGGACCGCAGCTTCACCCCCTATGAGGAATATGCCGCTTGGGCGGACCATTTCTACAATGGCGAGCCGTGGGAAGGGGATTTCTACAATCGCCCCTTCCTCGACTGGATCCGCCAGGCGGGGTTCGAACTCACGATCGCCGATGCGCCGATGACGCGCGGCGGCCTGAAGAAATATATCGCCCGCAAACCCATGCAGGATCGATTGGATGGACGAACTTCCAAAGGCCATTGCGGCGCATCCCGAAAGCTACGCCTTTCTCGAAAACGGCGTGCTCGACAATCTGGTCGGCACGATGATCGAATTGTCCGCGCAGGTCTGGACGCTCAAGCGCCGCATGCATGTGGCCGAAAGCCTGCTGGCGGCGAAGGGCCTCGCCTCGGCGGCGGAGATCGAGGCGTTCGTGCCGTCGGCGGAGGATGA
- a CDS encoding DUF485 domain-containing protein codes for MSIPDPADGAAVEARIAADPRYVALVRDRQRFSWTLTAITVLVYSSFISLIAFDKPFMATPIAGGATSIAVVLGAAMLLGTVIICAVYVRRANSTYDARVAELLKDVDA; via the coding sequence ATGTCGATCCCTGATCCTGCCGATGGCGCCGCCGTCGAAGCGCGCATCGCCGCCGATCCCCGCTACGTCGCGCTGGTGCGCGATCGGCAGCGTTTTTCGTGGACGCTGACGGCGATCACGGTGCTGGTCTATTCCAGCTTCATCTCGCTGATCGCATTCGACAAACCTTTCATGGCGACGCCGATCGCGGGCGGGGCGACCAGCATCGCGGTCGTGCTGGGCGCGGCGATGTTGCTGGGCACGGTGATCATCTGCGCGGTCTATGTCCGCCGCGCCAACAGCACCTATGACGCGCGCGTCGCCGAACTGTTGAAGGACGTCGACGCATGA
- a CDS encoding polysaccharide deacetylase family protein: MQEGAADPGLYPFRPYRNRPKIEWPNGKTVAVWVSPNLEFYELDPPANPHRKSWTKPHPDVVGYGHRDYANRAGHWRMADGMSKYGFPGSVSLSVALCNHIPEVVEDANARGWEFFSHGIYNTRYSYGMNEAQERAIIEDSIRTVRDATGQTIKGWLAPALTHTPRTLDLIAEYGLSYTCDLYHDDQPGDVNVASGRLISMPYSLEVNDHYGFFVYNMSPREYADTLIRQYERLAAEGAESGTVMCIPLHAYLIGQPHRIGPFTEVLRHIAADGRAWITRSGDIADHYLRTTPKEVAA, encoded by the coding sequence ATGCAGGAGGGCGCAGCCGATCCCGGCCTCTATCCGTTCCGCCCCTATCGCAACCGGCCGAAAATCGAATGGCCGAACGGCAAGACGGTGGCGGTGTGGGTGTCGCCGAACCTGGAGTTTTACGAGCTCGATCCGCCCGCCAATCCGCATCGCAAGAGCTGGACGAAGCCGCATCCCGACGTCGTCGGCTACGGCCACCGCGATTATGCCAACCGCGCGGGCCATTGGCGCATGGCCGATGGGATGTCCAAATATGGCTTCCCCGGTTCGGTCAGCCTGTCGGTCGCCCTGTGCAACCACATCCCCGAAGTGGTCGAGGACGCGAATGCCCGTGGGTGGGAGTTCTTCAGCCACGGCATCTACAACACCCGCTACAGCTACGGCATGAACGAGGCGCAGGAGCGCGCGATCATCGAGGATTCGATCCGCACGGTCCGCGACGCCACCGGCCAGACGATCAAAGGCTGGCTCGCGCCCGCGCTGACGCACACGCCGCGCACGCTCGATCTCATCGCCGAATATGGGCTCAGCTACACCTGCGATCTCTACCATGATGATCAGCCGGGTGACGTGAACGTCGCCAGCGGGCGGCTGATCTCGATGCCCTACAGCCTCGAGGTCAACGATCATTACGGCTTCTTCGTCTATAATATGAGCCCACGCGAATATGCCGACACGCTGATCCGCCAATATGAGCGGCTGGCGGCGGAAGGCGCGGAATCGGGCACGGTGATGTGTATCCCGCTCCATGCCTACCTGATCGGGCAACCGCACCGGATCGGGCCGTTTACCGAAGTGCTGCGCCATATCGCGGCCGACGGGCGTGCCTGGATCACGCGGTCGGGCGACATCGCCGATCATTATCTCCGCACCACGCCGAAGGAAGTGGCGGCATGA
- the leuD gene encoding 3-isopropylmalate dehydratase small subunit — protein sequence MTPFSMLSATAAPLLRNNVDTDAIIPSREMKSVGKTGLADGLFAGWRYTAIGSRDPNPDFILNQPDFADAAILLSGENFGCGSSREHAAWALAEYGFRVVIAPSFNPIFRGNCVRNGIVPVEADAAAIAADLEAVPGPLKVDLPNQTVTAPSGRSWTFAIEDEGKTMLLGGLDAIDLTLTRKAEIAAFHDRDRKARPWVYL from the coding sequence ATGACCCCCTTCTCCATGTTGAGCGCGACCGCTGCGCCCTTGCTGCGCAACAATGTCGATACCGACGCGATCATCCCGTCGCGCGAGATGAAGTCGGTCGGCAAGACCGGGCTGGCGGACGGGCTGTTCGCGGGCTGGCGCTACACCGCTATAGGATCGCGCGATCCGAACCCCGACTTCATCCTGAACCAGCCCGATTTCGCCGACGCAGCGATCCTGCTGTCGGGCGAGAATTTCGGCTGCGGATCAAGCCGCGAACATGCGGCCTGGGCGCTGGCCGAATATGGGTTCCGCGTGGTGATCGCGCCGTCGTTCAACCCGATCTTCCGCGGCAATTGCGTGCGCAACGGGATCGTGCCGGTCGAGGCCGACGCGGCCGCCATCGCCGCCGATCTGGAGGCTGTGCCCGGCCCGCTGAAAGTCGACCTGCCCAACCAGACGGTCACCGCGCCATCGGGCCGCAGCTGGACCTTCGCGATCGAGGATGAGGGCAAGACGATGCTGCTGGGCGGCCTCGACGCGATTGACCTCACGCTGACCCGCAAAGCCGAGATCGCCGCCTTCCACGACCGCGACCGGAAGGCGCGGCCGTGGGTCTATCTCTAG
- a CDS encoding CaiB/BaiF CoA transferase family protein → MAQAAQPLAGIKVVEFTHMVMGPSAGVILADLGADVIKVEPVGGDHTRELLGSGAGYFPMFNRNKRSICLDLKSPAGLDAAKRLAKGADILIENFRPGTLTRLGLGYEALSAENPGLIYCSAKGFLPGPYEERTALDEVTQMMGGLAYMTGPPGRPLRAGSSVIDITGGMFGVIGILSALEQRHRTGEGCEVKCSLFETTAFLVGQHMAQKAVTGKAAQPMPVRISAWAIYDVFETLRTDEQLFVGVVSDGQWRTFCEAFALDDLGANEAYRLNNQRVLARDAILPRIRSLFAAMPREEIVAKLEATGLPFAPIARPDELFDDPHLNEGGLVELTMADGSTAKLPALPIAFNDQRGGLRHDLPTPGRDTGDVLRELGFDDAETARLVASARIG, encoded by the coding sequence ATGGCACAAGCCGCGCAGCCGCTGGCTGGCATCAAGGTCGTCGAGTTCACGCACATGGTGATGGGGCCTTCGGCCGGCGTGATCCTGGCCGATCTCGGCGCGGACGTGATCAAGGTCGAGCCGGTCGGCGGCGACCATACGCGCGAGCTGCTGGGATCGGGCGCGGGCTATTTCCCGATGTTCAACCGCAACAAGCGCAGCATCTGCCTGGACCTGAAAAGCCCCGCCGGCCTCGATGCGGCGAAGCGGCTGGCGAAGGGCGCCGACATCCTGATCGAGAATTTCCGTCCCGGCACGCTCACCCGGCTGGGTCTCGGTTATGAGGCGCTGTCGGCCGAGAATCCCGGCCTGATCTATTGTTCGGCCAAAGGCTTTTTGCCCGGTCCCTATGAGGAGCGGACCGCGCTGGACGAGGTGACGCAGATGATGGGCGGCCTCGCATACATGACCGGCCCGCCCGGTCGCCCCTTGCGCGCCGGATCGTCGGTCATCGACATTACCGGCGGCATGTTCGGCGTGATCGGCATCCTTTCCGCACTCGAGCAGCGGCACCGCACCGGCGAAGGATGCGAGGTCAAATGCTCGCTGTTCGAAACCACCGCCTTCCTGGTGGGGCAGCATATGGCGCAGAAGGCGGTGACGGGTAAGGCCGCGCAGCCGATGCCGGTCCGCATCTCCGCCTGGGCGATCTACGACGTGTTCGAAACGCTGCGCACCGACGAGCAACTGTTCGTCGGCGTGGTGAGCGACGGCCAGTGGCGCACCTTCTGCGAAGCCTTTGCGCTGGACGATCTGGGCGCGAACGAAGCCTATCGCCTGAACAACCAGCGCGTGCTGGCGCGCGACGCGATCCTGCCGCGCATCCGCAGCCTGTTCGCCGCGATGCCGCGCGAGGAGATCGTCGCCAAGCTGGAGGCAACCGGCCTGCCCTTCGCCCCGATCGCGCGGCCCGACGAACTGTTCGACGATCCGCACCTGAACGAAGGCGGGCTGGTCGAACTGACGATGGCCGACGGATCGACCGCGAAGCTGCCGGCGCTGCCGATCGCGTTCAACGATCAGCGCGGCGGCTTGCGCCACGATCTGCCGACGCCCGGCCGCGACACGGGCGACGTGCTGCGCGAACTGGGCTTCGACGATGCCGAGACCGCCCGGCTGGTGGCGAGCGCCCGCATCGGATGA